In bacterium, the sequence CCAGGGCACGGGCGGCGCTCGGGCGGCTCTAAGTGCGGCGGACGGCCAGGATGGCCACGTCGTCGCCGAGGGGGGTGTCGCTGAAGTCGCGGGCCGCCTCCAGCAGGTGCCGGCACAGCTCGCTGGGATCCAGCAGCGGCTCGTGGCGCAACAGCATCGCCACGGCCTCCTCCCCGAATTGATCGTCGCCTCGGCGCGCCTCAATGAGGCCATCGGTGTAGAGGACCGCCATGTCGCCCCGCATCAGGGGGATCTCGCGGCTGAAGTAGCCGCTGGACTGCTCCAGCATGAGCAACGGTCCGGTGGCGCTGAGCGGCAGCACCTCGCGCTGGTGCCAGAGCCACGCCGTGGGGTGCCCGGCGGAGGCGTAGCGCAGCGTCCCGGCGCCCGTGTCGAAGACGATTACGACCAGGGAGATGAACTCCTCGCTGCGTTCGACGTTGAAAATCTGCCGGTTGAGCTCCTCCACGGCCTGGGCGGGGTCGCGGAACTGCCGCAGGAACACCCGCATGAGGTACTTCGCCTGGAAGGCCGTGATGGAGGACTCGATCCCCTTGCCGGCCACGTCGCCGATGACCGCAGCCAGGCGGCCCGGCGTGACCTCGAACACGTCGAAGAAGTCGCCCGCCATGAGGCCCGAACCCGCCAGGTAGACCTGCCCGACGGCGAACCCCTCGAAGCTGGCCAGATCCTCCGGGGCGAGCCGGCCCGCCCAGGCCCGTGGCGCCAGTTCCTCCTGCGCCAGCGCCTCCTGGGCGCGGCGCTCGATGTCGAAACGCTCCCGGGCCATGCGGAACTCGCTGCCCGACTTGCGCCCCCACATCATGGTCAGTGCCGCCGGCACCCCGACGACCAGCATGAGCACGGTCCAGAACTCGGTGTCGGTGGTGACCAGGAATATCGCGATGATCGCCAGCAGGAGATACAGCGAGGCGGCGTGCAGGTCCCGCAGGAAGCCGGACCGCGCCAGGGCCTCCGCGGCGTGGGTCTCCTCCTGGTCGGCGGCACCGTCGGGCTCGGTGGAGTCCTCGGACCCCTCGGCCTCGCGGCGGCTCGCCATGGCCACGCGGACCTGCTGGTAGAAGCGCCACCGGTAGCGGGCGATGCGTCCCCAGCTGAAGCTGGCCACGAAGCAGAGCGCCGCGGTGATGCCGAGGATGATCTCCTGCACGGACCCCGAATCTACTCGCCGCCTGTCACCGGGCCGTTCCCCGCCGGCTGAGCGTGCTCAGCGGAATCGCACGTGGAACTTGACCGGCACCGAGCCCAGGTCGAACGCCTCGGCGAGCCGCCGCTGCAGGTAGCGCAGGTAGGTGGGCGGCAAGCGCCGGTTCACGAAGAGGATGAAGGTGGGCGGATCGGTCGCCCCCTGGACGGCGTACAGCACGCGGGCGCCGCCGGGCGCGGCGTGCGCAGCCTGCGCCTCGCGAATCGCCCGGTTCACGGCCCGGGTGGGGATGCGCCGCCGGTACTGCTCCACGGTGCCGCCGAGGTTCTCCAGGATGCGGTTCACGCCCCGCCCGGTGTGGGCGGAGACGCCGAGCGTCGGCGAACCGCTGAGGAACCCCAGCCGGTCGCTCACCTGCTCGCGGATCGCACGCCGCTG encodes:
- a CDS encoding PP2C family protein-serine/threonine phosphatase; translation: MQEIILGITAALCFVASFSWGRIARYRWRFYQQVRVAMASRREAEGSEDSTEPDGAADQEETHAAEALARSGFLRDLHAASLYLLLAIIAIFLVTTDTEFWTVLMLVVGVPAALTMMWGRKSGSEFRMARERFDIERRAQEALAQEELAPRAWAGRLAPEDLASFEGFAVGQVYLAGSGLMAGDFFDVFEVTPGRLAAVIGDVAGKGIESSITAFQAKYLMRVFLRQFRDPAQAVEELNRQIFNVERSEEFISLVVIVFDTGAGTLRYASAGHPTAWLWHQREVLPLSATGPLLMLEQSSGYFSREIPLMRGDMAVLYTDGLIEARRGDDQFGEEAVAMLLRHEPLLDPSELCRHLLEAARDFSDTPLGDDVAILAVRRT